In a single window of the Lates calcarifer isolate ASB-BC8 linkage group LG1, TLL_Latcal_v3, whole genome shotgun sequence genome:
- the parp4 gene encoding protein mono-ADP-ribosyltransferase PARP4 isoform X1 produces MAVFEDCTVLLELKSLPFKEKKKLKSAITENGGSISFVVNKQCSLIVTSDVSNLSSNRLRSIQKHQTPVVGVEYVYSCVDRGVLLPVDGYKLDTSSVSAFSPLLPLSSPRPDPLSHQVSKVPKSTAAEPPKGQAKPVNSVSLTQRAETPKRSGNVLEKFRIFAETDADLPSYPHNFQVAKYSIFEKINSNTWCVLELQSAKAEKGQQYRVVKYWKNDILAKKDAVKDMLVFLSTSEEALEVYQALRKTLLATGLQLRSSIPPQAPTLGSTPLQQLLLEEKLNTGSLSQEVGVFVELLWTESLGYLGNILKVSIDKLSLNDVSRAEGLLLQAQRKLREAKHAEVASLLEEVYTLLPHCAAPLPPNAKFISQKLDLCQLIRDVLNTSEMTLRSPAPSCLGKYRALRCSIETVPPSCSEFQAVAALVQKSEVQIQQVLRVSRGVELQTFKSELGNVKPLLHSSNPSNFVGILSRGLLLPRVGVEHHGIERTDIGNLGSGIYFSDAVSTSLKYSMPSVTDGSRLLLVCDVALGSCKDIHKKDYTLTEAPEGHHSVHGVRHTPNTHSEFEDDEYVVYSPDQVKLKYIVQFSIKGDQLKEFSPEINISAKPCLPPPDQELSLEDDGVESIKNPLEDVTAGLLDSSGQQLPLQAVHVKCKLMDLLSQVIIFQKYTNMSSVPIEAKYVFPLDDTAAVCGFEAFINGKHVVGKVKEKEKARKEYKQAIEKGHGAYLMDQDAPDVFTISVGNLPPGATVLIKVTFVSELIVRDGSILFSLPGSVAPWQESAALNQTTQVTLTKVCVTDKAASTREFTLDMSIEMPYEITSLQCITHKVKIKRTDCKAVVSVLPGEVMGAEGFQLSVTLSEVHLPRMWVEKHPDKDSQACMLVFYPDFDTNSSSASDEVVLLLDTSESMKGESLCMAQKIALQVLKTLGHNLRINVILFGTDHTDAFLTAQPLAEARHAAENLIRRLPPVGGSTELWRPLRALNLLPPSHGTRNLLLLSDGHIQNAELTLQLLRENAQHSRLFTCGLSPTANRHMLRALAQAGGGAYEFFDTKTKHNWTEKVACQVKRIASPGCSSVSVKWQQFNPTAPTPVQAPRQLHALFNDCHTLVYGFVPHCTQATLLGNLSGQELKTMVSTSELQKTRGTFLHKLTARALIRDYEDGSLDANEAEHEGKKAELKSFIIELSKEFSILSQFTSFVAIEERDSEQPDEGFTDIPKLIAEEDVDFLPYISWNLPQDSEEEEEDMDMGFYLADIETNAMQDYTFCVGSSLDMAMDLSVNSASMDPDSPQYSPTSPSYSSDASPVPYAAAALPDFGHSHAELKAFSRMSRVKRNEFEREAEYPDANRGYSQTPPSSPCSLSSSYS; encoded by the exons TGCTCTCTGATAGTGACCAGCGATGTGTCCAACCTGAGCTCCAACAGGCTACGTAGCATCCAAAAGCACCAAACTCCTGTGGTCGGGGTGGAGTATGTGTACAGCTGTGTGGACAGAGGAGTTCTTCTGCCTGTGGATGGATACAAGCTGGacacttcctctgtctctgctttttcacctctgcttcctctctcctcaccgAGACCAGATCCACTCTCACATCAAG TTTCCAAAGTACCAAAGAGCACAGCAGCTGAGCCTCCCAAAGGTCAGGCCAAGCCTGTGAATTCCGTCAGCCTGACTCAGAGGGCAGAAACTCCGAAGAGGAGTGGAAATGTTCTGGAAAAGTTCAG AATTTTTGCTGAAACTGATGCTGATCTTCCATCATATCCACATAATTTTCAAGTGGCCAAGTATTCAATCTTTGAGAAG ATAAACAGCAACACTTGGTGTgtgctggagctgcagagtgCCAAAGCAGAGAAAGGACAGCAGTACCGTGTGGTCAAGTACTGGAAGAATGATATATTAGCCAAG AAGGATGCAGTGAAGGACatgctggtgtttctgtccacatcAGAGGAAGCTCTAGAGGTGTACCAAGCACTGAGAAAGACTCTGTTGGCTACTGGTTTGCAGCTGAGGAGCAGCATCCCCCCACAGGCCCCGACCCTGGGCTCCACCCCCCTGCAGCAG ctgctgctggaggagaaatTGAACACAGGAAGCTTATCACAGGAAGTGGGCGTCtttgtggagctgctgtggacTGAATCCCTGGGTTACCTTGGCAACATCCTCAAAGTTTCAATCGACAAGCTCAGCCTCAATGAT GTGAGCAGGGCAGAGGGCTTGTTGCTTCAGGCTCAGAGGAAGCTACGAGAGGCAAAGCATGCTGAGGTGGCATCTCTCCTGGAGGAGGTTTACACCCTGCTGCCACACTGCGCGGCGCCCTTACCTCCCAATGCCAAGTTCATCTCTCAGAAACTGGACCTCTGCCAG TTAATCAGAGATGTTTTGAACACGAGTGAGATGACTCTGAGAAGTCCcgctccttcctgtctggggAAGTACCGTGCTCTGAGGTGCAGCATTGAGACCGTTCCCCCCAGCTGCTCCGAGTTTCAGGCTGTGGCTGCTCTGGTGCAGAAAAG CGAGGTGCAGATTCAACAGGTTCTGCGTGTCAGCAGAGGGGTGGAGCTTCAGACATTTAAGAGTGAGCTTGGGAACGTTAAGCCACTGCTCCATTCCTCCAACCCCAGCAACTTTGTAGGAATCCTGTCTCG tgGTCTACTGTTGCCCCGTGTCGGAGTGGAGCATCATGGGATAGAGAGAACAGACATTGGTAATCTGGGCAGTGGAATCTACTTCAGTGATGCTGTTAG CACCAGTTTGAAGTACTCCATGCCCAGTGTGACAGACGGCTCTCGGCTGCTGTTGGTGTGTGATGTGGCTTTGGGAAGTTGTAAGGACATCCACAAGAAAGACTACACATTGACTGAAGCCCCTGAAGGACACCACAGCGTGCACGGAGTCCGCCATACCCCCAACACTCACTCTGAGTTTGAG GATGATGAGTATGTGGTGTACAGTCCTGATCAAGTGAAACTGAAGTACATAGTTCAGTTCAGCATCAAAGGGGACCAACTGAAGGAGTTCAGTCCTGAAATCAACATCTCTGCTAAGCCATGTCTGCCTCCTCCTGATCAAG agctCAGTTTGGAGGATGACGGGGTTGAAAGCATTAAAAACCCACTGGAGGATGTGACGGCTGGACTGTTAGACAGCTCTGGTCAGCAGCTCCCTCTGCAGGCTGTCCATGTGAAGTGTAAACTGATGGATCTGCTCTctcag GTcatcattttccaaaaatataCCAACATGAGCTCTGTGCCCATTGAGGCAAAGTATGTCTTCCCATTGGATGACACTGCAGCAGTCTGTGGATTTGAAGCTTTTATAAATGGGAAACATGTGGTGGGAAAG gtgaaggagaaagagaaggctCGCAAAGAATACAAGCAGGCTATTGAAAAAGGACATGGAGCATATCTGATGGACCAAGATGCTCCT GACGTCTTTACCATCAGTGTGGGCAATCTGCCGCCCGGGGCGACTGTCCTCATTAAAGTTACCTTTGTGTCTGAGTTGATCGTCAGGGATGGGAGTATTCTCTTCTCCCTGCCTGGGAGTGTGGCTCCATGGCAGGAGAGTGCAGCACTCAACCAAACCACACAA GTCACTCTAACAaaggtgtgtgtgactgataAGGCAGCAAGTACAAG AGAGTTCACTCTGGACATGTCAATTGAGATGCCATATGAAATCACCAGCCTGCAGTGCATCACTCACAAAGTCAAGATTAAG AGAACAGACTGTAAGGCAGTAGTGAGTGTGCTGCCCGGAGAAGTCATGGGTGCAGAAGGTTTCCAGCTATCAGTCACTCTGTCTGAGGTCCACCTGCCTAGGATGTGGGTGGAGAAACACCCTGACAAGGACAGCCAG GCCTGCATGTTGGTTTTCTATCCAGACTTTGACACCAACTCCAGCTCAGCATCCGATGAAGTTGTCCTGTTGCTGGACACATCTGAGTCCATGAAGGGAGAGTCTCTCTGCATGGCCCAGAAAATTGCCCTTCAGGTCCTCAAAACGCTTGGCCACAACCTCAGAAtcaatgtcattttatttggcACAG ATCACACAGATGCGTTCCTGACAGCACAGCCACTTGCTGAAGCTCGACATGCAGCAGAGAACCTCATCAGG cGCTTACCTCCAGTAGGTGGCAGCACTGAGCTGTGGCGGCCCCTGCGTGCTCTCAATCTGCTGCCCCCATCCCATGGCACCAggaacctgctgctgctgtcggaCGGCCACATCCAGAATGCAGAGCTCACCTTGCAGCTGCTCAGAGAAAATGCTCAGCACAGCCGTCTCTTCACCTGTGGCCTCAG cCCAACAGCCAATCGGCACATGCTGAGAGCTCTGGCCCAAGCAGGGGGTGGGGCCTATGAATTCTTTGACACTAAAACCAAACACAACTGGACAGAGAAG GTAGCATGTCAGGTGAAGCGTATTGCATCTCctggctgcagctcagtgtcAGTGAAGTGGCAGCAGTTCAACCCAACAGCACCCACTCCTGTGCAAGCCCCCAGACAGCTCCACGCTTTGTTCAATGACTGTCACACCCTGGTCTATGGCTTTGTGCCACACTGCACTCAG GCCACCCTCCTTGGAAACCTGAGTGGCCAGGAGCTCAAAACCATGGTGTCGACCAGTGAGTTGCAGAAGACTAGGGGCACA tttctTCACAAGCTCACAGCACGAGCCCTGATCAGGGATTATGAAGACGGAAGCCTGGATGCCAATGAGGCTGAACatgag GGGAAGAAAGCAGAGTTGAAGTCCTTCATCATCGAGTTAAGCAAAGAGTTCTCCATTCTGTCTCAGTTCACCAGTTTTGTGGCCATTGAGGAAAGG GACTCAGAGCAACCAGACGAGGGTTTCACAGACATCCCCAAGTTAATCGCAGAGGAAGATGTGGACTTCCTCCCTTACATCAGCTGGAATCTCCCACAGGAtagtgaagaagaggaggaagacatgGACATGGGTTTTTACTTAGCTGATATTGAAACTAATGCCATGCAG GATTACACCTTTTGTGTAGGTAGTTCACTTGATATGGCAATGGACTTGTCTGTGAACTCAGCATCAATGGACCCAGACTCTCCACAATATTCACCAACG AGTCCCTCTTACTCATCTGATGCATCACCTGTGCCATatgctgcagcagctctacCAGATTTTGGTCACAGTCATGCTGAATTGAAGGCATTTTCCAGGATGTCCAGAGTAAAGAGGAATGAGTTtgagagagaggctgaataTCCTGATGCAAACAGGGGATATAGCCAgactcccccctcctccccctgctcttTGTCGTCCTCCTATTCTTAA
- the parp4 gene encoding protein mono-ADP-ribosyltransferase PARP4 isoform X2 produces the protein MQCSLIVTSDVSNLSSNRLRSIQKHQTPVVGVEYVYSCVDRGVLLPVDGYKLDTSSVSAFSPLLPLSSPRPDPLSHQVSKVPKSTAAEPPKGQAKPVNSVSLTQRAETPKRSGNVLEKFRIFAETDADLPSYPHNFQVAKYSIFEKINSNTWCVLELQSAKAEKGQQYRVVKYWKNDILAKKDAVKDMLVFLSTSEEALEVYQALRKTLLATGLQLRSSIPPQAPTLGSTPLQQLLLEEKLNTGSLSQEVGVFVELLWTESLGYLGNILKVSIDKLSLNDVSRAEGLLLQAQRKLREAKHAEVASLLEEVYTLLPHCAAPLPPNAKFISQKLDLCQLIRDVLNTSEMTLRSPAPSCLGKYRALRCSIETVPPSCSEFQAVAALVQKSEVQIQQVLRVSRGVELQTFKSELGNVKPLLHSSNPSNFVGILSRGLLLPRVGVEHHGIERTDIGNLGSGIYFSDAVSTSLKYSMPSVTDGSRLLLVCDVALGSCKDIHKKDYTLTEAPEGHHSVHGVRHTPNTHSEFEDDEYVVYSPDQVKLKYIVQFSIKGDQLKEFSPEINISAKPCLPPPDQELSLEDDGVESIKNPLEDVTAGLLDSSGQQLPLQAVHVKCKLMDLLSQVIIFQKYTNMSSVPIEAKYVFPLDDTAAVCGFEAFINGKHVVGKVKEKEKARKEYKQAIEKGHGAYLMDQDAPDVFTISVGNLPPGATVLIKVTFVSELIVRDGSILFSLPGSVAPWQESAALNQTTQVTLTKVCVTDKAASTREFTLDMSIEMPYEITSLQCITHKVKIKRTDCKAVVSVLPGEVMGAEGFQLSVTLSEVHLPRMWVEKHPDKDSQACMLVFYPDFDTNSSSASDEVVLLLDTSESMKGESLCMAQKIALQVLKTLGHNLRINVILFGTDHTDAFLTAQPLAEARHAAENLIRRLPPVGGSTELWRPLRALNLLPPSHGTRNLLLLSDGHIQNAELTLQLLRENAQHSRLFTCGLSPTANRHMLRALAQAGGGAYEFFDTKTKHNWTEKVACQVKRIASPGCSSVSVKWQQFNPTAPTPVQAPRQLHALFNDCHTLVYGFVPHCTQATLLGNLSGQELKTMVSTSELQKTRGTFLHKLTARALIRDYEDGSLDANEAEHEGKKAELKSFIIELSKEFSILSQFTSFVAIEERDSEQPDEGFTDIPKLIAEEDVDFLPYISWNLPQDSEEEEEDMDMGFYLADIETNAMQDYTFCVGSSLDMAMDLSVNSASMDPDSPQYSPTSPSYSSDASPVPYAAAALPDFGHSHAELKAFSRMSRVKRNEFEREAEYPDANRGYSQTPPSSPCSLSSSYS, from the exons TGCTCTCTGATAGTGACCAGCGATGTGTCCAACCTGAGCTCCAACAGGCTACGTAGCATCCAAAAGCACCAAACTCCTGTGGTCGGGGTGGAGTATGTGTACAGCTGTGTGGACAGAGGAGTTCTTCTGCCTGTGGATGGATACAAGCTGGacacttcctctgtctctgctttttcacctctgcttcctctctcctcaccgAGACCAGATCCACTCTCACATCAAG TTTCCAAAGTACCAAAGAGCACAGCAGCTGAGCCTCCCAAAGGTCAGGCCAAGCCTGTGAATTCCGTCAGCCTGACTCAGAGGGCAGAAACTCCGAAGAGGAGTGGAAATGTTCTGGAAAAGTTCAG AATTTTTGCTGAAACTGATGCTGATCTTCCATCATATCCACATAATTTTCAAGTGGCCAAGTATTCAATCTTTGAGAAG ATAAACAGCAACACTTGGTGTgtgctggagctgcagagtgCCAAAGCAGAGAAAGGACAGCAGTACCGTGTGGTCAAGTACTGGAAGAATGATATATTAGCCAAG AAGGATGCAGTGAAGGACatgctggtgtttctgtccacatcAGAGGAAGCTCTAGAGGTGTACCAAGCACTGAGAAAGACTCTGTTGGCTACTGGTTTGCAGCTGAGGAGCAGCATCCCCCCACAGGCCCCGACCCTGGGCTCCACCCCCCTGCAGCAG ctgctgctggaggagaaatTGAACACAGGAAGCTTATCACAGGAAGTGGGCGTCtttgtggagctgctgtggacTGAATCCCTGGGTTACCTTGGCAACATCCTCAAAGTTTCAATCGACAAGCTCAGCCTCAATGAT GTGAGCAGGGCAGAGGGCTTGTTGCTTCAGGCTCAGAGGAAGCTACGAGAGGCAAAGCATGCTGAGGTGGCATCTCTCCTGGAGGAGGTTTACACCCTGCTGCCACACTGCGCGGCGCCCTTACCTCCCAATGCCAAGTTCATCTCTCAGAAACTGGACCTCTGCCAG TTAATCAGAGATGTTTTGAACACGAGTGAGATGACTCTGAGAAGTCCcgctccttcctgtctggggAAGTACCGTGCTCTGAGGTGCAGCATTGAGACCGTTCCCCCCAGCTGCTCCGAGTTTCAGGCTGTGGCTGCTCTGGTGCAGAAAAG CGAGGTGCAGATTCAACAGGTTCTGCGTGTCAGCAGAGGGGTGGAGCTTCAGACATTTAAGAGTGAGCTTGGGAACGTTAAGCCACTGCTCCATTCCTCCAACCCCAGCAACTTTGTAGGAATCCTGTCTCG tgGTCTACTGTTGCCCCGTGTCGGAGTGGAGCATCATGGGATAGAGAGAACAGACATTGGTAATCTGGGCAGTGGAATCTACTTCAGTGATGCTGTTAG CACCAGTTTGAAGTACTCCATGCCCAGTGTGACAGACGGCTCTCGGCTGCTGTTGGTGTGTGATGTGGCTTTGGGAAGTTGTAAGGACATCCACAAGAAAGACTACACATTGACTGAAGCCCCTGAAGGACACCACAGCGTGCACGGAGTCCGCCATACCCCCAACACTCACTCTGAGTTTGAG GATGATGAGTATGTGGTGTACAGTCCTGATCAAGTGAAACTGAAGTACATAGTTCAGTTCAGCATCAAAGGGGACCAACTGAAGGAGTTCAGTCCTGAAATCAACATCTCTGCTAAGCCATGTCTGCCTCCTCCTGATCAAG agctCAGTTTGGAGGATGACGGGGTTGAAAGCATTAAAAACCCACTGGAGGATGTGACGGCTGGACTGTTAGACAGCTCTGGTCAGCAGCTCCCTCTGCAGGCTGTCCATGTGAAGTGTAAACTGATGGATCTGCTCTctcag GTcatcattttccaaaaatataCCAACATGAGCTCTGTGCCCATTGAGGCAAAGTATGTCTTCCCATTGGATGACACTGCAGCAGTCTGTGGATTTGAAGCTTTTATAAATGGGAAACATGTGGTGGGAAAG gtgaaggagaaagagaaggctCGCAAAGAATACAAGCAGGCTATTGAAAAAGGACATGGAGCATATCTGATGGACCAAGATGCTCCT GACGTCTTTACCATCAGTGTGGGCAATCTGCCGCCCGGGGCGACTGTCCTCATTAAAGTTACCTTTGTGTCTGAGTTGATCGTCAGGGATGGGAGTATTCTCTTCTCCCTGCCTGGGAGTGTGGCTCCATGGCAGGAGAGTGCAGCACTCAACCAAACCACACAA GTCACTCTAACAaaggtgtgtgtgactgataAGGCAGCAAGTACAAG AGAGTTCACTCTGGACATGTCAATTGAGATGCCATATGAAATCACCAGCCTGCAGTGCATCACTCACAAAGTCAAGATTAAG AGAACAGACTGTAAGGCAGTAGTGAGTGTGCTGCCCGGAGAAGTCATGGGTGCAGAAGGTTTCCAGCTATCAGTCACTCTGTCTGAGGTCCACCTGCCTAGGATGTGGGTGGAGAAACACCCTGACAAGGACAGCCAG GCCTGCATGTTGGTTTTCTATCCAGACTTTGACACCAACTCCAGCTCAGCATCCGATGAAGTTGTCCTGTTGCTGGACACATCTGAGTCCATGAAGGGAGAGTCTCTCTGCATGGCCCAGAAAATTGCCCTTCAGGTCCTCAAAACGCTTGGCCACAACCTCAGAAtcaatgtcattttatttggcACAG ATCACACAGATGCGTTCCTGACAGCACAGCCACTTGCTGAAGCTCGACATGCAGCAGAGAACCTCATCAGG cGCTTACCTCCAGTAGGTGGCAGCACTGAGCTGTGGCGGCCCCTGCGTGCTCTCAATCTGCTGCCCCCATCCCATGGCACCAggaacctgctgctgctgtcggaCGGCCACATCCAGAATGCAGAGCTCACCTTGCAGCTGCTCAGAGAAAATGCTCAGCACAGCCGTCTCTTCACCTGTGGCCTCAG cCCAACAGCCAATCGGCACATGCTGAGAGCTCTGGCCCAAGCAGGGGGTGGGGCCTATGAATTCTTTGACACTAAAACCAAACACAACTGGACAGAGAAG GTAGCATGTCAGGTGAAGCGTATTGCATCTCctggctgcagctcagtgtcAGTGAAGTGGCAGCAGTTCAACCCAACAGCACCCACTCCTGTGCAAGCCCCCAGACAGCTCCACGCTTTGTTCAATGACTGTCACACCCTGGTCTATGGCTTTGTGCCACACTGCACTCAG GCCACCCTCCTTGGAAACCTGAGTGGCCAGGAGCTCAAAACCATGGTGTCGACCAGTGAGTTGCAGAAGACTAGGGGCACA tttctTCACAAGCTCACAGCACGAGCCCTGATCAGGGATTATGAAGACGGAAGCCTGGATGCCAATGAGGCTGAACatgag GGGAAGAAAGCAGAGTTGAAGTCCTTCATCATCGAGTTAAGCAAAGAGTTCTCCATTCTGTCTCAGTTCACCAGTTTTGTGGCCATTGAGGAAAGG GACTCAGAGCAACCAGACGAGGGTTTCACAGACATCCCCAAGTTAATCGCAGAGGAAGATGTGGACTTCCTCCCTTACATCAGCTGGAATCTCCCACAGGAtagtgaagaagaggaggaagacatgGACATGGGTTTTTACTTAGCTGATATTGAAACTAATGCCATGCAG GATTACACCTTTTGTGTAGGTAGTTCACTTGATATGGCAATGGACTTGTCTGTGAACTCAGCATCAATGGACCCAGACTCTCCACAATATTCACCAACG AGTCCCTCTTACTCATCTGATGCATCACCTGTGCCATatgctgcagcagctctacCAGATTTTGGTCACAGTCATGCTGAATTGAAGGCATTTTCCAGGATGTCCAGAGTAAAGAGGAATGAGTTtgagagagaggctgaataTCCTGATGCAAACAGGGGATATAGCCAgactcccccctcctccccctgctcttTGTCGTCCTCCTATTCTTAA